The DNA sequence GATGGTGACTTGCATAACAACGTTCATGTAACATACTGTAGTTAAATATATTATTTAAATCTACATTTATTGCGTAATTGTCTTCAATGTAAGTGCAGCACAATGCCTAAATACTATGAGGACAAAGAGGAGGATGGCAGGGCATGCTCAGGAATCAGGGAGGACTTCAAGGCATGTCTCCTTCAACATGACTGCGTTGTAAAGGTAACGTTATGGCAAATATTATTTCCCCTTTCATCTGAGGTTATGGTTTGCTAGCTAATATTATGCTTTACAGTTTTACTTTTATAACATCCCTTATTTCAAAGCGTAGGCCTACCTTCAATTGTAAatgctggttggttggttgagcCACACTTTCATTACAAAGTAAAGTGCACAGCTTTCTGCACCTGATCATGGGGTATAGGTATTGATGCATGTGTTGTGTGGCCAACGTAAACGGTGAGAATGATCAATAACATATAAAGACACCAGTCTTGGTAGAAAGTGTTTGACTAACTCCATGTTGTCCATTCCTGCAGGAGGGGAAGATGCCCAGCCAGTGTCTGAAGGAGGGCCACTGTAAAGCACTGCAGACCTCTTTCTTTGAGTGTAAGAGATCCATGGTGAGCTCATCGGTCATCACTGACGTCAATGACGTTCATTCAACACTTGTCAAATCCTTATGTATGGAACTGACTTGTTTCTGATCTTTCTCTATTTCTACAGCTAGATAACCGGTCCAGATTCAGGGGAAGGAAAGGCTACTGATGGACCAAAGTTGAAAATATCTGGAACACTCACAGCACTGAAATTATTAATTGTGAATAGTAGCTAAACTAACTTAAAGGGGTCCATATGGGGGGTTgtattttattatgctaatttcaCTTGAGCACTTGATTGAGGTGGTTCTGTAGAGAAAATATATGGTCTTCAAGTAGGTATGTTTGTTGGACTTTTTTTCCTCCTGACATGATTGAGTCTGTGAATAGGCCTACCACAATTCAAACTAAAGACACTTGTAAGTGTGTGGAAGAAATATGCTGGGCTGCACTTCTGCTTCCATGTTCTGAAATGAGCGAACTTCTAGGAACTCTAAAGCAGGACTGTCAGCTCTCCGCTTGGCTTCTCTGATGATTGACAGACTGCTAAATTGGGCATCTGTTTTGAACAACCGCGTGTAATAAATATATCATTGAACAGATTAAGTGTTTGCGAATGTGCTTTTAGTGTGTCATAATGGAGTGTTCAATGCACGCGACTGCTGGTATGAGTTTTAATtacaatatatttattttattccaGTTTTATCTGTGTGACGAGGCACGATTGTTGACAGCGAGCTGACAATACAGTAAAAATACATCACGGTATCATTCCTACAGACCTGAGTGAACAGCAGGATTAATAGAAATGGGGACATACAAATATTACAAGAATTACGTAAGAAATtatatgaaatgtatttaaaCTCCTTCATGAATGGAGGTAAAACGGTCTTTCAGATTTCTATGTacaccattttttttattttatgtagtcatttagcagacgctcttatccagagcgacttacaggagcatttagggttaagtattggtattggtatttattaggatccccactagctgcaaaagcatcagctactcttcctggggtccacatgaaacatgacataatacaaagtaaagaacattattagtcaaggactgaCATACATCAATGTAAAActtcacacatagcctacatatcagtacatacacacaatatctaggtctaatacatagtacagtgcaaattacaatacagtggggaaaaaaagtatttagtcagccaccaattgtgcaagttctcccacttaaaaagatgagaggcctgtaattttcatcataggaacacgtcaactatgacagacaaaatgagaaaaaaaaatccagaaaatcatactgtaggatttttaatgaatttatttgcaaattatggtggaaaataagtatttggtcaataacaaaagtttctcaatactttgttatataccctttgttggcaatgacacaggtcaaacgttttctgtaagtcttcacaaggttttcacacactgttgctggtattttggcccattcctccatgcagatctcctctagagcagtgatgttttggggttgtcgctgggcaacacggactttcaactccctccaaagattttctatggggttgagatctggagactggctaggccactccaggaccttgaaatgcttcttacgaagccactccttcgttgcccgggcggtgtgtttgggatcattgtcatgctgaaagacccagccttTCACTcaaaggttttcactcaaaaggttttcactcaaaatctcacgatacatggccccattcattctttcctttacacggatcagtcgtcctggtccctttgcagaaaaacagccccaaagcatgatgtttccacccccatgcttcacagtaggtatggtgttctttggatgcaactcagcattctttgtcctccaaacacgacgagttgagtttttaccaaaaagttctattttggtttcatctgaccatatgacattctcccaatcctcttctggatcatccaaatacactctagcaaacttcagacgggcctggacatgtactggcttaagcagggggacacgtctggcactgcaggatttgagtccctggcggcatggtgtgttactgatggtaggctttgttactttggtcccagctctctgcaggtcattcactaggtccccctgtgtggttctgggatttttgctcaccgttcttgtgatcattttgaccccacggggtgagatcttgcgtggagccccagatcgagggagattatcagattatcttgtatgtcttccatttcctaataattgctcccacagttgatttattcaaaccaagctgcttacctattgcagattcagtcttcccagcctggtgcaggtctacaattttgtttctggtgtcctttgacagctctttggtcttggccatagtggagtttggagtgtgactgtttgaggttgtggacaggtgtcttttatactgataacaagttcaaacaggtgccattaatacaggtaacgagtggaggacagaggagcctcttaaagaagaagttacaggtctgtgagagctagaaatcttgcttgtttgtaggtgaccaaatacttattttccaccataatttgcaaataaattcattaaaaatcctacaatgtgattttctggattttttctctcaatttgtctgtcatagttgacgtgtacctatgatgaaaattacaggcctctctgatctttttaagtgggagaatttgcacaattggtgctgactaaatactttttccccccactgtatatataaaatggctgtgtctcttcacagtcccctttgtgcagtaaggtgtttttttaatctggttttattgctagctgaagttacctggggtggcagagagttccgTGTATTCATAGCTCTATTTAATATTGTGTGTTttccagcctctgttctggacctggggactgtgaatagacctctggttgcatgtcttgtgttgtaccgatgagtgtccgaactgaTGAGTATAGGAACTGTGTGCCAACtacttgaacagacagttcggtatgttcaacacatcaatacctcgcacaaagaccaacagtgatgcagtcaatctctcctcaactttgagccaggagagactgacatgcatgttactTACACTTTCCCTCCATGGACATCTAAGTTTGATACgtgctgctttgttctggaccaactgcaatttacctatgtccttctttgccgcacatgaccacacagctgggcagtagtccaggtgcgacaaaactagggcctgtaggacctgtctggtcgactgagatgtcaagaaggcagagcaacgTCCTATCATGGAtagacctcttcccattttagcaaccattgagtctatatgttttgaccatgaaagCTTGCTATTTGTATTCAAATTTATTAGGAATCCCCATTAgcagctgccaaggcagcagctactcttcctggggtccaaacactaTCTTGGgttacacccagcagtttagtctcctcaacttgctcaatagccacattattcaataatagatctaaACGAGGTTTAGCGTTGAGGtagtgatttgtcccaaaaatgatgcttttagttttttagatatttagcaccagcctattgctagttacccattctaaagctgactggagctctatgttaagtgtctcatttatttattttactgttgcagccgacgtgtatactgttgagtcgtcagcggacatagacacacaggctttatttaAGGTCAGTGGAAAAACAGGAAACAATAATGTCCCTAGccggctgccctgcggtacaccacactcaactgaatttgcatgagagaggcttccattaacgaaaaccctctgtgttctattagataggtaactctcaatccataATAAGGCAGAGGATGCAAATCCATAACACCTACGCTTTTTTTAGCAATAGGTTATGATCAAAGacatcaaaagctgcactgaagtctaacaaaacagctcccactatcttctatcaatttctttcagccaatcatcagtaatttgtgtcagtgccgagcatgttgagtgcccttccctataagcatgctgaaaatctgttaatttgttttctgtaaaataactTTGAATTTGATCAAACACACATTTTTTCAAAAAGTTTGCTAAGCACTTGTAACAGGTTGATTGGTCGGCAGTTTGAACCATTAAAGGGTGCTCTGCTATTCTTGTGTAGCTGAatgacctttgcctccctccatgtctgagggcacacaccgtcttctaggcttaaattgaagatgtgacAAACAGGAGTCACAATCTATTCCGCTACCAACCTCAGCaatttaccatccaggttgtcggtaccaggtggttTGTCCTTATTTATTGATAGCAAACATTTTTTCACCTCTTTCACACCCACTTTGTGGAACTTAAAACTACAGTGCttgtctttcattatttggtctattatgcatgaatatgaaggcTCAGAATTTGTTGTTTGCATATCttacctaagtttgctaatcttgtgaACAAAAAAGTTGTTAAAGTGGTTAGCAATATCAAAGGGTTTTGTTATGAACAAGCCATCTGCCTCAATGAaagatggagctgagtttgctttTTTGCCTAGAATTTCATTTAGAGTAATGcagagctttttactatcattctttatatcatgtATCTTTGTGctatagtatagtttcttctttttgtttagtttCGTTATTGACTTTCTCAATTTACTGTATGGTTGCCAGTCTGCTGTGTTGTCAGACTTATTTGCTATTccctttgcctcatccctctcagccaTACAGTTTTTTAATTCATAATCTACCCATTGGGATTtggcagttctaacagtcagcTTCTTGATGGGCGCATGCCTATCAGTTTTCGGAAGAAGCAGTTTCATAAATGCTTCAAGTGCAGCGTCCGGATgttcctcattacacacatcagaccaacaaatatttttcacatctTTGACAaggacacatcaacatcaacagaTTTGCCCTTTGTATTGAGCAGTCATACACTGTGTGGCCCTATTTCATGAACCCACACATTGTCTGTCCAAGATCAGATACAAAGACATGAAAATACGTTCCTTCTTAAAGTGATGCTGCAGAGGTTTTGTAAAAAAATGTTTCctgcaattcgtatgatatgttccCAATTCCAATTCTTATAaaatgttacgaatttgtaagtgcttaaTATCCCGTTCAATCTCTTTAACCAGTTGAGTCTCTGTTCTCTAATCAGCTGTGTAAGTGGGAGCCACTGTAGTAATGTTTATGTTAAGGATGGATTGTGGTGTATGCTTAAGTAATGGTCTTGGGGTGACTGGATGAGGTTAGAGTTGTCACTGTTCTCTGGTTACGGTCCCATAGGGGTCATGGTCACCAAACAGCTGTTAATTTAGTTCTACAGTCTAGTGGTTAGCTGTAGCAGAGCCGGTCTAGACATTACATCAGGGCGTCCATCATCAGCTGCTAAGCCTCTCCATGTTCACCTTCCTCATGACAAAGGCCTTGTGAGTCTTCTTCAGTGTGCCCAGCGTGTTCAGGATCATCATGCCGCACGTGTGCCCATCAGCTCCCCGCCATGTGGTCGCTCTCAATGATAAAAGGCGTCATCAATTGTCGCCGCCATAGCGTAGGAGTCACATGACACAAAGCCCATACCGTCGACAATCTGCACCTGGGAGCGCTCGCTGTAGGACTCCTCCATAGTGTGACAGAAGATCCGGGCCATGAAGTGAGCCTTCTCTGActcctgagccagccagccatcacACCAAGACTGTAGAGTGGAACCAAAACAGACCAGAAAAACATAAATCACAATGTAGAAGGTGTTGGTAGTGTTTTATAATTTATTCAGGACGATGTAAGCTGCTTACGGGTTGGCGGCGAAGTTGAACTCTGCACACATTGTGGTGTTTCCTCTGGCTAAAGACAGGCAGAACACCGGTATCACATTAAAGCCTATGGCAATCGACCCATTTGTCTATATATTTACCATTAGTATACCTGATAAGTTGACCTTCTGAAGCAAATAAATCATAGCCCTTACACTCTGTTTTGCCTCCCATGTTATAGAGGCCTTTGAGTTTCCTGGGGAGGAGGGCTCCATCCTTACAGCCAGAGCTAGGTTGGTGAGGGGAGCCGTGGCCACCAGAGATACCTGGGAGAGACAGGGAAACACCTGCATTTACaacaggatctctctctctctgctgtgtgtgcatcttgctagctcattggctagaactctaattgctagggggctggccaaCATGGGGGAAAATGGCACAGCTTCCAGACaaacagttgctttcaaactagggctttcgtggctaattgaggtaaaacagtaattctgcccatagattatgcatgtatgaactacacattgacaaatCCAGCCTAAAGCGGGAGGTTTCAAAAAATACTTAGTGGTCGCCAAAGTTCAGGACCATGTCTTTAAgtagtcatgtttttttttttactaaaagGTAACTGAGGTATGGTCTTCTATACACTGTCATGTATTTACCCAACTAGACACCAAAGTATGGGGAGATAGAGAGTGAGGAGTTGTGAAGTCAGTGATAATAAACTAGAGGTGAACAAGAGTGACTGAATGATCATGTAGAACAGTCTGATTGGTTTCAATTCTGATTTGCAGTCTGCAGACTAACCTGGGTATTAGCTACAGAGTTGTATTGTGTAAACACATCCATATTATTTAAAAGAGAGCCTAAGGTGTATAACACCGGTTGTGGTATTGAACCTGTCACAGGCAATAAAGCTCAGCACGTGCCGGCAAATCTGAACGTACAAACTCTGCAGCAGCAGAATGTATAGAGCCCTTGAATTTGGGGCATAGGTCTACTACCCCGATATAGTCGACTATCCACAAGCCTACGCTTTGAATTAATGTTATTTATTTAAAGCGTATATATGCACCTGCTCTCCGCTCACCTCCTCCGTGTAGGTCTACGGTTAATATGAACACACTCCAATGCTCCTCCAACATGCAATTTAGCTAATTGTATTGCCGACTTCTGGGCTGTCTCGCGAGTGAGGCAGCGAATATTTCGGCGGGCAGATTCGCTACTGCACGTGCTGTCCTCAAATTACAGCTGCAGTCCGCTGAGTAGTTTGTAGAAGTGGGTAGCTGGATCCCAATATGGCAACCGGAGTATAGGCGAGTGGGTGTGTTGGGAAAAaaaaagtagtgggcgtgtggaaagcggtgggtgtgtcgaaagcgcTCTGCTATAGGTTAGAGTCCGTTTTGATTGAGCTGTGTTTTCTTTCTTTCGTTTCTTACCACTTActtagcgagttttcagacccctctagcgacataTTTTCAAAAAAGCAACTAgcaactttttctggtgttattggagacttttggagactgacgtgaaagcacgtatcgttatTACTCTTCTCAACAAGCAGCAGGTGCTTTGTtaccccgtcccaaagcactcacaggcggcccagtcctcccgcagcagtccctcccagctgcagtcagagcaggagatgttcacccctccgcatCCAGActgcgcatgcgggaagccgc is a window from the Coregonus clupeaformis isolate EN_2021a chromosome 23, ASM2061545v1, whole genome shotgun sequence genome containing:
- the LOC121536544 gene encoding cytochrome c oxidase assembly factor 5; protein product: MPKYYEDKEEDGRACSGIREDFKACLLQHDCVVKEGKMPSQCLKEGHCKALQTSFFECKRSMLDNRSRFRGRKGY
- the si:dkey-4e7.3 gene encoding LOW QUALITY PROTEIN: uncharacterized protein si:dkey-4e7.3 (The sequence of the model RefSeq protein was modified relative to this genomic sequence to represent the inferred CDS: inserted 2 bases in 2 codons; substituted 2 bases at 2 genomic stop codons); this encodes MGGHERQHWTQCLSLLLDKHDGSVANSSVSLVATAPLTNLALAVRMEPXLPRKLKGLYNMGGKTESRGNTTMCAEFNFAANPXAAYIVLNKLXNTTNTFYIVIYVFLVCFGSTLQSWCDGWLAQESEKAHFMARIFCHTMEESYSERSQVQIVDGMGFVSCDSYAMAATIDDAFXSLRATTWRGADGHTCGMMILNTLGTLKKTHKAFVMRKVNMERLSS